The Bacteroidota bacterium genome includes a region encoding these proteins:
- a CDS encoding hydroxymethylglutaryl-CoA lyase: MNTSSYPSHATITEVGMRDGFQFESTPIPTALKLEVLHGLVAAGIQRIQVTSFVHPKWVPQMADAEELVANLPDNTSTVFTGLALNARGVERAAKTGLRHVDLSISTNNQHSLDNANMSREDAIQQALEMVALARDAGMEAQMGFQCVFGYATPGDTPIELILDMTRQFVSQGIESLSLADSTGMANPTLMASTLKAVAACAEGIPIVLHLHDTRGLGLANVVAALQCGVSHFDTSIGGLGGCPFIPGATGNIATEDTAYLLESLGINTGIDTAAVAQVTQSVAAHLGRNLPGKLYNLATREG, translated from the coding sequence ATGAACACGAGCAGTTATCCCAGCCACGCTACCATTACAGAAGTGGGCATGCGCGATGGCTTTCAGTTTGAGTCTACGCCTATCCCAACAGCATTGAAACTGGAGGTCTTGCACGGACTGGTGGCAGCCGGCATACAGCGCATTCAGGTCACGTCTTTTGTTCACCCGAAATGGGTCCCACAAATGGCTGACGCCGAAGAACTGGTTGCCAATTTACCCGACAACACCTCAACCGTATTCACCGGATTGGCGCTCAACGCCAGAGGCGTAGAACGCGCAGCAAAAACCGGCCTCCGTCACGTGGACTTATCCATCTCCACCAACAACCAGCATAGCCTCGACAATGCAAACATGTCGCGCGAAGATGCCATCCAGCAAGCTCTGGAAATGGTTGCACTGGCAAGAGATGCCGGCATGGAGGCACAGATGGGATTCCAGTGCGTGTTCGGATACGCTACACCGGGTGATACACCAATCGAGTTGATTTTAGATATGACGCGTCAGTTTGTCTCGCAAGGGATTGAATCGCTGTCGCTGGCAGACTCTACGGGGATGGCAAACCCCACCCTCATGGCCTCAACCCTCAAAGCCGTTGCGGCTTGCGCTGAAGGCATACCCATCGTCTTACATCTCCATGACACGCGCGGCCTTGGGCTAGCCAATGTTGTAGCAGCGCTGCAATGCGGCGTCTCACACTTCGACACATCGATTGGCGGACTTGGTGGATGTCCTTTTATTCCGGGTGCCACCGGCAACATCGCCACAGAAGACACGGCCTACCTCCTCGAATCGCTCGGCATCAACACGGGTATTGACACTGCGGCTGTTGCCCAGGTCACCCAAAGCGTCGCAGCCCACCTTGGTCGCAACTTGCCAGGAAAACTCTACAACCTGGCTACACGCGAAGGTTAA